In the Staphylococcus sp. IVB6240 genome, one interval contains:
- a CDS encoding MOSC domain-containing protein — MTRQIQKLYVGGVKEHGDANATDLMSQKWVTAAFKEATSEPVWLGKEGLQGDAVGDTRYHGGVEKALFAYAEEHYARFSTQYEQEISVGSNGENISVIGMNEDTVCIDDIYQVGEAVIQVSQPRRPCWKTSRRLGILEFAKMLEETGKTGWYYRVLQEGYIQAGDALVLQERPYPDWSIQRMNDTLQGKADKADIKALQEAEFTPESWQSSLEKQLAGTPIDDTSRLYGPNI; from the coding sequence ATGACACGTCAAATTCAAAAGCTTTATGTTGGAGGAGTAAAGGAACATGGGGACGCAAATGCGACAGATTTGATGTCGCAAAAATGGGTAACAGCGGCTTTTAAAGAAGCAACATCTGAACCAGTATGGCTTGGTAAAGAAGGACTTCAAGGTGACGCCGTTGGAGATACGCGTTATCATGGCGGCGTAGAAAAAGCCTTGTTTGCGTATGCAGAAGAACATTATGCTAGGTTTAGCACACAATATGAACAAGAGATTTCGGTTGGTAGTAATGGCGAAAACATCTCAGTGATTGGGATGAATGAAGATACTGTTTGCATCGATGATATTTATCAAGTTGGAGAAGCAGTCATACAAGTTTCTCAACCGCGACGCCCATGTTGGAAAACGAGTCGACGTTTAGGTATTCTTGAGTTTGCAAAAATGTTAGAAGAAACTGGGAAGACAGGCTGGTACTATCGTGTGTTGCAAGAAGGGTATATCCAAGCTGGTGATGCATTAGTACTGCAAGAACGTCCATACCCTGATTGGTCGATCCAACGCATGAATGATACGTTACAAGGTAAGGCGGATAAAGCCGATATAAAAGCATTACAAGAAGCGGAATTCACACCTGAAAGTTGGCAGAGTAGCTTAGAAAAACAATTGGCTGGTACACCGATTGATGACACTTCAAGATTATATGGCCCAAATATTTAA
- the budA gene encoding acetolactate decarboxylase: MKHTLYQHGTLGTLMAGALEGTCSIDTLLQHGDHGIATLTGSDGEVIFVDGQAFHATTTDDNVHLLSGDTLTPYASVSKFSADTTFEATASNHETLYQQIRERMLSENLFAMIKIKGTFSHMHVRIMPKQDPPYTRLITSAQAQPEYHRQHISGTIVAVYTPEVFHGIGAAGFHAHFISEDQTFVGHILGFDLAEGTVQIQNCATFEQHLSTEPSFLNKTFDYQDIAEDIRQAE; encoded by the coding sequence ATGAAACACACATTATATCAACATGGCACATTAGGCACCTTAATGGCAGGTGCACTTGAAGGAACGTGCTCTATCGACACACTACTTCAACATGGTGATCATGGCATTGCGACATTAACCGGTTCCGATGGAGAAGTGATTTTTGTGGATGGACAAGCATTCCACGCGACAACAACGGATGACAACGTACATTTACTTTCAGGTGACACACTCACACCTTACGCATCTGTCTCAAAATTCTCGGCAGACACGACATTTGAAGCAACTGCCTCAAATCACGAAACCTTATATCAACAAATTCGTGAACGCATGCTCAGTGAAAACTTATTTGCAATGATTAAAATTAAAGGGACATTTAGCCATATGCATGTACGTATCATGCCAAAACAAGATCCACCATATACGCGTTTGATCACCTCTGCTCAAGCGCAACCTGAATATCATCGTCAACATATTTCAGGTACGATTGTTGCAGTTTACACGCCAGAAGTCTTCCACGGTATTGGCGCTGCCGGCTTCCATGCACACTTTATCTCAGAAGACCAAACATTTGTAGGACATATTCTTGGTTTTGATCTCGCGGAAGGTACCGTCCAAATTCAAAACTGTGCAACCTTTGAACAACACCTCTCAACCGAACCAAGCTTCCTCAATAAAACATTCGACTATCAAGATATCGCCGAAGACATCCGCCAAGCAGAATAA
- a CDS encoding alkaline phosphatase, whose amino-acid sequence MKLRSTLSHIMIASSLVSASIVGAAPEAQANTQQKDQVQVYGDKENPKNIIFLVGDGMGPSYQTAYRYFADNPDTEEMEETAFDDYLVGSQRTYSADEKDNVTDSAAAGTAISSGHKTYNGAIGVDANKQKVETVLERAKSIGKSTGLVKTAELTDATPAAYASHVADRDQKNDIAKQFYDQRIQGEHKVDVLLGGGAKYFGKENGNLDKQFEKDGYDVVTNKESLAESDSEQVLGIFADENMPLQIDAPDDDPSLAEMQKSALDRLSKDGDGFFLMVEGASIDKQGHTHDVTGVMSEMSGFEKAFEDAMAYAKSNPDTLVVATADHSTGGLSVGKDGEYAWDAEPIRNMKHSAQWMTEQIAAGESIEDTVKAGYGFDVDTKAIEKMKQAADRLSKLDKKKDEEEYEQQYQALQDAIQQPINDASKTGWTSSGHTGVDTNTYAYGPGAEAFRGNMNNVENAQHIFSFYEKES is encoded by the coding sequence ATGAAGTTACGTTCAACTTTGAGTCATATCATGATTGCAAGTTCATTGGTGAGCGCATCAATCGTAGGAGCAGCACCTGAAGCGCAAGCCAATACGCAACAGAAAGATCAAGTACAGGTTTATGGTGATAAAGAAAATCCTAAGAATATTATATTTTTAGTTGGAGATGGCATGGGGCCGTCATACCAAACAGCTTATCGATATTTTGCTGATAATCCTGATACAGAAGAGATGGAAGAAACCGCTTTTGATGATTATTTAGTAGGAAGTCAACGTACATATTCTGCAGATGAAAAAGACAATGTGACAGATTCAGCTGCAGCAGGGACAGCAATTAGTTCTGGACATAAAACATATAACGGAGCAATTGGTGTCGATGCTAATAAGCAAAAAGTAGAGACCGTATTAGAACGTGCAAAGTCTATCGGTAAATCAACAGGATTAGTAAAGACAGCAGAGTTGACTGATGCAACACCTGCTGCCTATGCATCACATGTGGCAGATCGAGATCAAAAAAATGATATTGCCAAACAGTTTTATGATCAACGTATTCAAGGTGAACATAAAGTAGACGTACTACTGGGTGGTGGTGCGAAATATTTTGGAAAAGAAAATGGAAATTTGGATAAACAGTTTGAAAAAGATGGCTATGATGTCGTAACAAATAAGGAAAGCCTCGCTGAATCAGACAGTGAACAAGTGCTAGGTATTTTTGCAGATGAGAATATGCCACTACAAATTGATGCGCCAGATGATGATCCGAGCTTAGCAGAGATGCAAAAATCTGCGTTGGACCGTTTATCTAAAGATGGCGATGGCTTTTTCTTAATGGTAGAAGGTGCGTCTATTGATAAACAAGGACATACACATGATGTGACAGGTGTGATGTCAGAAATGTCAGGTTTTGAAAAGGCATTTGAAGATGCAATGGCTTATGCAAAATCGAATCCTGATACACTCGTTGTAGCGACAGCTGATCATTCAACAGGCGGATTGTCAGTAGGGAAAGACGGCGAATATGCATGGGATGCAGAGCCGATACGCAACATGAAACATTCAGCACAATGGATGACAGAACAGATTGCGGCAGGGGAATCAATAGAAGACACAGTGAAAGCTGGATACGGATTTGATGTAGATACAAAAGCGATTGAAAAAATGAAACAAGCAGCAGATAGACTTAGTAAATTGGACAAAAAGAAAGATGAAGAGGAATACGAACAACAGTATCAAGCATTACAAGATGCTATTCAACAGCCAATTAACGATGCTTCGAAAACAGGCTGGACATCATCTGGACATACAGGTGTAGATACGAATACGTATGCTTATGGACCGGGTGCTGAAGCTTTTCGCGGGAATATGAATAATGTAGAGAATGCACAACATATCTTTAGTTTTTACGAAAAAGAATCGTGA
- a CDS encoding MFS transporter: MESVKETKFNFVALLLLIGVFMAALDNGIISAALTKINQSFEIQPQMGAWGIAIYTLGMAVATPIAGKLADMYGRKKVYIIEVALFGVGSLLVALSPNYTFFIIARLIQSLGGGGLFVIASAHFISTYDRTKQGTMLGALGAMNGIASVLGPNLGSLLIKLTGTWHWLFLINVPIAVFITIFVMLKMTETQRPVQKKMDTYAIIMFSLSTLFVMFGIYNIRAASAMSSTMRWSVVAFFVLAILGYAVMIWIEKRNEGKNVDAFLPYTLLRNPTFSAILVMGICSGMLIGAIIFIPSFVENVLHVSAADSGFWLTPLALASGVGASMGGRMVDKKGPVFALVVASLISILGYGGLALLTTGVMTFLIFSIIAGLGFGFTIGAPMTVLATRTAGYGDDRNSTVIATLSVSRQMGITIAPTLFATLIQLGFSQTVLKVTEALKERHLSQQDVPQQWMSQVEQVNGSTYALWQKLETMPNTPVRQALMQGLDAVATTAFMPVFLTAALASVVILILTIIFRRSFSE; the protein is encoded by the coding sequence GTGGAATCAGTTAAAGAAACTAAGTTTAATTTTGTAGCACTACTATTACTTATCGGTGTATTTATGGCTGCACTGGATAACGGGATTATTAGTGCAGCGTTAACGAAGATTAATCAGTCGTTTGAAATACAACCTCAGATGGGGGCATGGGGGATTGCCATTTACACATTAGGGATGGCAGTCGCAACACCGATTGCCGGTAAGTTGGCGGATATGTATGGACGTAAGAAGGTCTATATTATTGAAGTGGCCCTATTCGGAGTAGGTTCACTACTTGTCGCGTTAAGCCCTAACTATACATTTTTCATTATCGCTCGTCTTATTCAATCACTCGGTGGAGGTGGCCTCTTCGTGATTGCGAGTGCCCACTTCATTTCAACCTATGATCGTACTAAGCAAGGAACGATGTTAGGGGCATTAGGTGCGATGAATGGAATTGCTTCTGTTCTTGGTCCGAACTTAGGAAGTTTACTTATCAAGCTAACAGGAACATGGCACTGGCTGTTCTTGATTAATGTGCCAATCGCAGTGTTTATTACAATATTTGTGATGTTGAAAATGACGGAAACACAACGCCCTGTACAAAAGAAAATGGATACCTATGCGATTATCATGTTCTCACTTTCTACATTATTCGTGATGTTCGGTATTTATAATATTCGAGCAGCAAGTGCGATGAGTAGTACAATGCGTTGGTCTGTTGTTGCTTTCTTCGTATTAGCTATTCTTGGATATGCCGTGATGATTTGGATTGAAAAACGTAATGAAGGTAAAAATGTCGATGCGTTTCTACCATACACATTATTACGTAACCCAACATTTTCAGCGATTCTCGTCATGGGTATTTGTTCAGGAATGTTGATTGGTGCCATTATCTTTATTCCATCCTTTGTAGAAAATGTTCTACATGTCAGTGCGGCAGACAGTGGCTTTTGGCTCACACCACTTGCACTTGCTTCTGGTGTTGGTGCATCGATGGGTGGCCGTATGGTCGATAAAAAAGGTCCCGTCTTTGCATTGGTGGTTGCCAGTCTGATTAGTATTTTAGGCTACGGTGGTCTAGCGCTACTCACAACAGGTGTTATGACATTCCTTATCTTTTCCATCATAGCAGGGTTAGGATTTGGTTTTACAATCGGTGCACCGATGACGGTATTAGCGACACGGACGGCAGGTTATGGTGATGATCGTAATAGTACAGTCATTGCGACGTTATCTGTTTCACGACAAATGGGGATTACCATCGCACCAACACTTTTTGCGACACTTATTCAATTAGGATTTAGTCAAACGGTGTTAAAAGTGACAGAAGCGTTAAAAGAACGACATCTATCACAACAAGATGTTCCGCAACAATGGATGTCTCAAGTGGAACAAGTGAATGGTAGTACGTATGCTTTGTGGCAGAAACTTGAAACAATGCCGAATACTCCAGTTCGTCAAGCGTTGATGCAAGGTTTAGATGCTGTGGCTACAACTGCATTTATGCCGGTATTTTTAACTGCTGCATTAGCTTCGGTTGTGATATTAATATTAACCATTATTTTTAGACGTTCATTTAGTGAATAA
- a CDS encoding class I SAM-dependent methyltransferase: MRKEAGHTFLAKLGKTRLRPGGKLATDWLIDKGQFTSEKKVLEVACNMCTTSIHLAKTYGCQIEGIDLNKTALAQGEKNVAAAGLSDKIHLQQANAMNLPFDDNSFDIVLNEAMLTMLPVKAKQQALNEYYRVLKPGGVLLTHDIVIQVPSKETEIINDLSEAINVNVSPQLKEKWHELYTQAGFNNIETQHGPMTLMTPKGMIYDEGVKGTLKIVKNALKKENRPMFMRMFKTFKRHKDGLNYIVHAAHKVQ, translated from the coding sequence ATGAGAAAAGAAGCAGGTCACACATTTTTAGCGAAACTTGGTAAAACAAGATTACGTCCAGGTGGAAAATTAGCGACAGATTGGTTAATTGATAAAGGACAGTTTACTTCAGAGAAAAAGGTGTTGGAAGTCGCATGTAACATGTGTACAACATCGATTCATTTAGCAAAGACATATGGATGCCAAATTGAAGGAATCGACTTGAATAAAACAGCATTGGCACAAGGTGAAAAGAATGTAGCGGCAGCAGGGTTGTCAGATAAGATTCATCTACAACAGGCAAATGCGATGAACTTGCCATTTGATGACAATAGTTTTGATATTGTATTGAATGAAGCCATGTTGACAATGTTGCCTGTTAAGGCGAAGCAGCAAGCGCTGAATGAATACTATCGTGTCTTAAAGCCTGGCGGTGTATTGCTAACACATGATATTGTTATTCAAGTCCCTTCTAAAGAAACAGAAATCATCAATGACTTGTCAGAAGCAATCAATGTGAATGTATCACCACAATTAAAAGAAAAATGGCATGAACTCTATACGCAAGCTGGTTTTAACAATATTGAAACACAACACGGACCGATGACATTAATGACGCCAAAAGGGATGATTTATGATGAAGGTGTCAAAGGGACATTGAAGATTGTTAAAAATGCACTTAAAAAAGAAAATAGACCGATGTTTATGCGCATGTTCAAAACATTTAAGCGTCACAAAGATGGCTTGAATTATATTGTACACGCAGCACATAAAGTACAATAG
- a CDS encoding nucleoside hydrolase, whose amino-acid sequence MKPVYFNHDGGVDDLISLFLLLHMENVEVIGVSAIGADCYVEPAESASRKIINRFSHYPIDVATSYERGKNQFPKDWRMHAFFMDALPIINERYPIQSQALKNHAYEDIIQKVQSSQQPVTLLFTGPLTDLVKALDVASDIANNIERLVWMGGTFLERGNVEEPEHDGTAEWNAFWDPEAVARVFETDIPIDMVALESTNQVPLTTAIRQYWADQREHTGVDFLGVSYAAVPPLTHFQTNSTYFLWDVLTTAYTGKPDLVRQKTVHASVITHGPSQGRTYLDEENGRPLNLVYHVDHDVFFSYITDLAKKARD is encoded by the coding sequence ATGAAACCTGTTTACTTTAACCATGACGGTGGCGTAGATGACTTAATCTCACTCTTCTTACTATTACATATGGAGAATGTCGAAGTGATTGGCGTTAGTGCCATTGGGGCCGACTGCTATGTCGAGCCCGCTGAAAGTGCCTCTCGCAAAATCATCAATCGCTTCAGCCATTATCCGATTGATGTCGCAACTTCTTATGAACGTGGTAAAAACCAATTCCCAAAAGATTGGCGCATGCACGCCTTCTTTATGGATGCCTTACCAATTATCAATGAAAGATACCCTATCCAATCACAAGCACTAAAAAATCATGCTTATGAAGATATCATTCAAAAAGTACAATCATCTCAACAACCCGTTACATTGTTATTCACTGGACCATTAACTGACCTTGTAAAAGCTTTAGATGTCGCATCAGACATTGCAAACAATATTGAACGTCTTGTATGGATGGGTGGTACATTTTTAGAAAGAGGCAATGTGGAAGAACCTGAACATGACGGTACCGCTGAATGGAATGCTTTCTGGGATCCAGAAGCTGTCGCACGTGTTTTTGAAACAGATATCCCAATTGATATGGTTGCTTTGGAAAGCACTAACCAAGTGCCACTCACAACAGCCATTCGTCAGTATTGGGCTGACCAACGTGAACATACAGGTGTCGACTTTTTAGGTGTAAGTTATGCAGCAGTTCCACCATTAACACACTTCCAAACAAACTCAACATATTTCTTATGGGATGTACTGACAACAGCTTATACCGGCAAACCAGACCTTGTCCGTCAAAAAACGGTTCATGCTTCTGTGATCACACATGGTCCTAGTCAAGGACGTACGTATTTAGACGAAGAAAACGGACGCCCACTTAATCTCGTCTATCATGTTGACCACGATGTCTTTTTCTCATACATTACTGATCTTGCTAAAAAAGCACGTGATTAA
- a CDS encoding ABC transporter ATP-binding protein, protein MTIVHLNNLNIWYEPQNLIIKDANLNLQQGKIYGLLGKNGSGKTTLINTICGIISTFSGDIKIKKLDIVKSNYEARLERFYVPDNPPIISQMTSQQYIFFILSSYGQSFDKDQLINISQKYNFEKYLDIKMNNLSLGNQKKATLICSILLDVPLKIFDEPLNGLDIEAVDIFIQDLFEMIKRDTCVIISSHLLDIIKNLTKHIIYINNNQCHHFTLDEESDIRKVLSEYDKK, encoded by the coding sequence ATGACGATAGTTCATTTAAATAATTTGAATATTTGGTACGAGCCACAGAATTTAATAATTAAAGATGCAAATTTAAATTTACAGCAAGGAAAAATTTATGGGTTGTTGGGTAAAAATGGATCGGGTAAAACGACTTTAATAAATACAATATGTGGTATTATCTCAACTTTTTCAGGTGATATTAAAATAAAAAAATTGGATATAGTGAAATCCAATTATGAAGCAAGGCTAGAAAGATTTTACGTACCAGATAATCCTCCAATTATCTCTCAAATGACAAGTCAACAATATATATTTTTTATTTTAAGTTCTTATGGACAATCTTTTGATAAAGACCAGTTAATAAACATTTCTCAAAAGTATAATTTTGAGAAATATTTAGATATAAAAATGAACAATCTTTCATTGGGAAACCAGAAAAAAGCTACTTTAATTTGTTCAATACTATTAGATGTGCCTCTCAAAATATTTGACGAGCCCTTAAATGGGTTGGATATAGAAGCAGTAGATATATTTATTCAGGATCTTTTTGAAATGATAAAGAGAGATACATGTGTAATTATTTCATCTCACTTATTAGATATTATAAAAAATTTAACGAAACATATTATTTATATAAATAATAATCAATGTCACCATTTTACGCTTGATGAAGAAAGTGATATAAGAAAGGTTTTATCTGAATATGATAAAAAATAA
- a CDS encoding SPASM domain-containing protein has product MSIYEDNMWEIAEMAELVRNLGASAFSYNWIDDFGRGKEMDQLKLNKIGNVSFAEFEVEVVKNNSDIIPLVPINKNKADNCGAGWRSIVMDPNGNIRPCALFPKEFVIGNLKKQSYEEVFSSEIVNHLYSLQSPQKSSFCSDECSFKEYCAGCYLKGLNTNKSSRKNHCGWIKGETLGELVEKI; this is encoded by the coding sequence ATGTCTATTTATGAAGATAATATGTGGGAAATTGCCGAAATGGCCGAATTAGTAAGAAACTTAGGCGCTTCAGCTTTTTCATACAATTGGATAGATGATTTTGGTAGAGGAAAAGAAATGGATCAGCTTAAGTTGAATAAAATAGGTAATGTATCTTTTGCTGAATTTGAAGTAGAAGTTGTGAAAAATAATTCTGATATTATACCTTTAGTTCCAATAAATAAAAATAAAGCCGATAATTGTGGAGCAGGTTGGCGTTCAATAGTAATGGACCCTAATGGGAACATTAGACCGTGTGCGCTGTTCCCAAAAGAATTTGTAATAGGTAACTTAAAAAAACAATCTTACGAAGAAGTTTTTTCCTCAGAAATAGTAAATCATTTGTATTCATTACAATCTCCTCAAAAAAGCAGTTTTTGTAGTGATGAGTGTAGTTTTAAGGAATACTGTGCTGGGTGTTATCTAAAGGGTCTTAACACTAATAAGAGTTCTCGAAAGAATCACTGTGGTTGGATTAAAGGAGAAACTTTAGGGGAACTAGTAGAAAAAATATAA
- a CDS encoding radical SAM protein, which produces MMYENGVLTCEITGGEVFVHPNAKEILEFALKKFKKVGILTNGTLLKKDILELLINYKEKIVIGISLDSINSEKHDNFRGKKIHLTKLVKL; this is translated from the coding sequence ATGATGTATGAAAATGGTGTGTTAACATGTGAAATTACTGGTGGCGAGGTATTTGTACATCCAAATGCAAAAGAAATATTAGAATTTGCTCTTAAAAAGTTTAAAAAAGTCGGGATACTCACTAACGGGACATTACTCAAGAAAGATATTCTTGAATTGTTGATTAATTATAAAGAAAAGATAGTAATAGGAATTTCATTGGACAGTATTAATTCTGAGAAACATGATAATTTTCGTGGCAAAAAAATACATTTAACCAAACTTGTAAAACTATAA
- a CDS encoding helix-turn-helix domain-containing protein, whose protein sequence is MLTKDKFCSLLSILVRLSNTFGEMKNGVVIIRLKITQEELAQCCGTTRENVARIMKHLKDKNILDTSSQFIKIYAIEEIKKLIPCENCNNYICKTF, encoded by the coding sequence ATGCTAACTAAAGATAAATTCTGTAGCTTACTATCTATTCTAGTTAGATTATCTAATACATTTGGAGAAATGAAAAATGGTGTAGTAATAATTAGATTAAAAATTACACAAGAAGAACTTGCTCAATGTTGCGGAACAACTAGAGAAAATGTTGCAAGAATTATGAAACATTTAAAAGATAAAAATATTTTAGATACCTCTTCTCAATTCATAAAAATATATGCCATTGAGGAAATTAAAAAATTAATCCCTTGCGAAAACTGTAATAATTATATATGTAAGACTTTTTGA
- a CDS encoding ABC transporter permease, translating to MNNLMKAELFKLSKVYFLMAMVMTVMISEILAFGLYMYNMHFSNIEGSSLHYLVYAIAWFTPAFYLLYGIFSAKIISTEYENNMWSVLLVSQKSKNSIIFAKWMVLFILMCLTTLIFMLLHTITSIFVTNELPQLIPLLYIMMAFFIGTLAMQAIQFLIALIIENRVYVMGLGILFTLLSLLMSSDTMPFKIPEHIINAKHILDHDQLMYFDTSFFVYSGYSIFIFVFVLMISSVYIKRKEF from the coding sequence ATGAATAATTTAATGAAAGCAGAACTATTTAAGTTATCAAAAGTTTACTTTTTGATGGCGATGGTGATGACTGTTATGATCTCAGAAATTTTAGCATTCGGCTTATATATGTATAATATGCATTTTTCAAATATTGAGGGCTCATCTTTACACTATTTAGTTTATGCCATTGCATGGTTCACGCCAGCATTTTATTTATTATATGGTATTTTTAGTGCAAAAATCATATCGACAGAATACGAAAATAATATGTGGTCTGTGCTGCTTGTCAGTCAGAAGAGTAAAAATTCGATTATCTTTGCAAAATGGATGGTACTATTCATTTTAATGTGCTTAACAACACTCATCTTTATGTTGCTACATACGATCACAAGCATTTTTGTAACGAATGAATTACCACAATTGATACCACTCCTTTACATCATGATGGCATTCTTTATCGGTACATTGGCCATGCAAGCTATCCAGTTTTTGATTGCACTGATCATTGAAAATAGGGTTTATGTCATGGGACTTGGTATCTTATTTACACTATTGAGTTTACTGATGTCATCAGATACAATGCCATTTAAAATCCCCGAACATATCATCAACGCAAAACATATACTAGATCATGATCAACTGATGTACTTTGACACATCATTTTTTGTATATAGTGGCTATAGTATTTTTATTTTTGTATTCGTACTCATGATTTCGAGTGTTTATATTAAACGAAAGGAATTTTAG
- a CDS encoding ABC transporter ATP-binding protein, with amino-acid sequence MNVVETQNVSKRFGDFQAVQGLNIHIPEGKICGFLGPNGSGKTTTIRMLLGLAKPTEGHVQIFDMPLEDYKQEILNQVGALVDSPSFYDHLTGYENLKIMQYIHHNSEKAIEEVLETVEMTHAAHKKVKDYSLGMKQRLGIAIALMNNPKLIILDEPTNGLDPSGIKKMRELLIKLVEERGISIIVSSHNLFEIEQMCRYVCVINKGQLLYQGDMRTLLEKYKHDYIYFVTDDNAKAQSLLEDIDTEVEDQRLTVKAHRDDIPKINKTLVNHDINVYEIYHEKSSLEDIFLKLTNHADERDFADE; translated from the coding sequence TTGAATGTAGTTGAAACACAAAATGTGAGTAAGAGATTTGGAGATTTTCAAGCAGTTCAAGGTTTGAATATTCATATTCCGGAAGGGAAGATATGTGGCTTTTTAGGACCAAATGGTTCAGGGAAGACAACGACAATTAGAATGTTGTTGGGATTAGCCAAACCAACAGAAGGACACGTTCAAATATTTGATATGCCACTTGAAGACTATAAACAAGAAATTTTAAATCAAGTGGGTGCACTTGTAGACTCCCCATCTTTTTATGATCATTTAACAGGGTATGAAAACTTAAAAATTATGCAATATATTCATCATAATAGTGAAAAAGCGATTGAAGAAGTTTTAGAAACCGTTGAAATGACACATGCTGCACATAAAAAGGTTAAAGATTATTCGCTTGGTATGAAGCAACGATTAGGTATTGCCATTGCACTAATGAATAACCCGAAGTTGATTATATTGGATGAACCAACGAATGGCTTGGATCCAAGTGGCATTAAAAAGATGAGAGAATTATTAATAAAACTTGTAGAAGAACGTGGAATTAGTATTATCGTTTCGAGTCATAATCTATTTGAAATTGAACAGATGTGTCGCTATGTATGCGTGATTAATAAAGGGCAGTTATTATACCAAGGTGATATGCGTACATTATTAGAAAAATATAAACATGATTATATTTATTTCGTGACAGATGATAATGCCAAAGCACAATCATTATTAGAAGACATCGATACTGAGGTAGAAGATCAACGTCTAACTGTGAAAGCACATCGTGATGATATTCCTAAAATCAACAAAACACTCGTGAATCATGATATTAATGTATATGAAATTTATCATGAAAAGTCCTCTTTAGAAGATATCTTTTTGAAATTAACTAATCATGCCGATGAAAGAGATTTTGCTGATGAATAA